DNA sequence from the Thermodesulfobacteriota bacterium genome:
ACCGGTTGCAGCTTTCGGTGCCCAACGACACCGGCGCGGCCCTGGAGGTCCTCTACCTCAACTGGGTGGAGGTGCGCTACCAGAGCCTGTTCGCGGCCGAGGCCGACGGCCTGGCCTGCACCATCCCGGATCGGTCGCGCTCCCTGGTGGTGGCGGACGGCTTTGCCACCCCGCCGGCGCCGGTCTACGACGTCACCGATCCGGCCCGGCCGAAGGTCATCCTCCGGGGGCTCACGGTGCCCACCGGCCAGGGCCAGGCGGTGGCGGTCGAGACCCGGGGCGGCGGCGAGCGCCGTCTTCTCTTGGCCGGCAGCGGCCGCGTCCTGAGGCCGCCGGCTCTGGCACGGCTGCCGGTGCCGGATCTGGTCGATCCGGCCAACCAGGCGGATTATCTCATGATTGCCGACCAGGATCTGGCGCCGTCCCTGGCCCGGCTGCGGGACTACCACCAGGCGATGGGGCTTACGGTGCGGGTGGTCACCACCCGGGAGATCTACGATTCCTTCGGCACCGGCCTGCCGGACCCCGAGGCCATCAAGGCCTTCCTGCGCTATGCCTACCACCACTGGCAGCGGCCAGCGCCGCTCTATGTGCTCCTCGCCGGCCAGGCGACCATGGACCCTCGCGGCTACCTGGGCCCTGGCAAGGTCAACCAGCTGCCGGCGCATTTCACCGCCACCGCCGACCTGGGGATGACCCCGGACGACACCTGGTATGCCTGTGTCGACGGCGACGACCCCCTGCCGGATCTGATGGTGGGCCGGCTGCCGGCCGCCAACGCCGGGGAGCTGGCAGCCGTGGTGGACAAGATCCTCCGCCACCAGGAACAGGCCGGCGAGCCGGCCAGCTCCGGTGGCCTGTTCGTGGCAGACAACGACCCGCCGGGCTATGCCGAGCTCAGCCACGAGCTGGCCGCCTATCTGCCCCCGAGCCTGCCACTGACGAGCGTCGATCTGGCGGATTTTGCCCAGGGTGGGGCGGCCAGGGCCGCCATCCTCTCCGCCCTCAACGACGGCGTCCGCCTCGCCAACTATGTCGGCCACGGGGCGGTCTTCAACTGGGCTGGCGAGATGGTCTTGCAGGTCTCTGACATCCCTTCCCTCACCAACGGCGCTTCCCTGCCCATGGTCCTCGCGTGGACCTGCCTCAATGGCTACTTCAGCCATCCCTCCCAGGTGAGCCTGGCCGAGGCTCTGGTGGCCGCGCCCGACCAGGGCGCGATCGCCGTCTTTGCGCCGTCGGGTCTCACCTATCTGTGGGACAGCCGGCTCCTGAGCCACGCCACCTTGGCCGCCATCTTCGAGACCGGCAGCAGGCGATTCGGCGAGATCGCCACCACGGCCAAGGTCCAGGCCTTTGCCCAGGGGGCCGCAACCGACATCATCGCCATGTACACCCTCTTTGGCGACCCGGCAGCGAGCCTGCCGGCGTGGCCGGAGTGAATGCCAGGAGCCGTGCCATGAAAGACCTCTTGTCCACCGAGGTGGGCGACGAGAAGATGCTCTACGATCCGGCCCAGGAGGCGGTCCACGTCCTGAGCCCGACAGCACGCCTCATCCACGAGCTGGCCGCGGCGGGTCAGCCGATCGTGGCCATCGAGGCCCGGCTGCGGGAGCGCTTCGCCGTGCCGGCCGGCCACGACCTGCGCCGGGACATCGAGGCCTGCCTGGTCGAGCTGGCCGCCAAGGGCCTGCTGCCGGACAGCTGAGGATCGCATGGAGCCGCCGCCGTCATCACAGGCCCGGGTCAAAGGCGCGGTCCGGCAGACCGCCCCCCGGGAGGTCGGCCCGGGGGCGGGCCCCTGGCCGGTGGCCTGGCGCGGCCTTGCCATCCTCGGGCTCCTGGCGGCGTTTCTCCTTGCCGCCTCCCTGGCGCTGACCCAATCCCCCTATCCGGATCCTGACTCCCGTCCCTCCGGCCTGGCCGCCCTCTCTTATCCCCTGGAGAAGAACGCCCCCCGGCGCCTGCCCGTTGTTGGCGCGGACATCCGCGGCCTGCACGTGCACCCGGATGGGCAGCTCCTCTGGGTGGTGGGGGATCATGGTCTCATCCTGCACAGCCGCGATGGCGGCCTCTGCTGGGAGCCCCAGACCTTCCCCGGCGGGCCGCCCATCCCGGAGGAGGCCATCGGCCGCTGCCGCCCGCGCCTCTGGCCCTCCTGGCCCACCCTGGTCCCGGAGGCAGCGGCCGCCGCCAAGCCGGAGTCCGCCCGGCAGGCCAGCAGCCAGCAAAACCCGGTCCAGACGAATGTCGCCATCCCGGCCCCGGCGATCACGGATGTCAAGATAGCCGAAAAGAGCCCCCCGCCCGGCCCGGCCGTGGAGCAGTACGTCCCGCCGACGCCGGCACCGCCAGCCCGCCAGCGCCCGCCACCGGACCAGGAGCCCGACGCCGAGCGGCGGCCGGGGCCGCCGGACCTGCTGGCCGTGCATTTCATCGACGCCCGCCAGGGCTGGATCGTGGGCACCTGGGGCACCATCCTGGCCACCAGCGACGGTGGCGCCACTTGGCAGGAACAGGAAGCGACCACCCGGGCAGGACGCTACGCCGTCCAGTTTGTCGATGCCCGGCGCGGCTGGACCACCGGCGACGCCTGGAGCTCCCTCCTGGCCACCAGCGACGGCGGCGCCACCTGGCAGGACGCGCGTGGCGACTGGGAAGACCGGTTGCAGGCTGTTCATTTTGTCGATCTTCGGCGCGGCTGGGTGGCGGGCACCCGAGGCCTCATTCTCGCCACCGGCGACAGCGGCGCCACTTGGCAGGAGCAGAACACCGGCACGGCAGAAGACCTC
Encoded proteins:
- a CDS encoding PqqD family protein → MKDLLSTEVGDEKMLYDPAQEAVHVLSPTARLIHELAAAGQPIVAIEARLRERFAVPAGHDLRRDIEACLVELAAKGLLPDS